The genomic interval ATAGAAGGTTACTCAATTCCAAGCGCTGTTCGGCCCTATCTCGGCGGTTATCAAGTAGAGGGGACGGTGGGCGTTTCCACCCCCACCTCGGCGGCTCCGGCGGAAGCCGTAGCCAGCTGAAACGCACGCCCCCAAACTTCCGTAAGGACCAGTGACTCTCTCGAGGACATGGCAATGCTACGCACGCTATTCATGATTGGCCTCATGGCGATCGTCGGGCTCTTTGCGCTGAAGATTGTCTTTGGCGTGCTGGCTGGGCTCTTAGGCGTTTTTGCTATTGTGGCGATTCTCGCCATCAAGATTCTGTTCTGGGGCGCCCTGATCTACTTCATCCTTCGCATCGTGAGCCCGAGTACGGCACGGTCGCTGGAGGACAGGTTCTCGGGGAGCACCCACTCGTGAGCTAAGCCGCGCGGCCCGACCCGGATCGGAGCGCGCGAGAACGCAGAAGGGGCACGGCCGCATTGGCCGTGCCCCTTCGTGTATGCATCCGCGAGCTCCGCCAGGAGGCGTTAGCCTCGCTCCAGTTCCTCAACCACGGCCCACGCGAGGAGCGGCACCATAATCTCGTGGTGGCCCGTGATCGCGTAGCCTTTGCCACTGTCCATGGTGGGGCGCTGCACCACGTTCACCTGCGGGCGATAGTGACGCTGCATGTCGAGGTCCACCGTCACAAAGCCCTGCGGTTTGCCAGCGTTCACATTGCGCGCTATGGTGAGCGCCTTGAGGAACACCTCGGGCATGATCACCGCGCTGCCACAGTTGAGTACCACGCCGCCGTCATTGAGCGTTTCGATGCTCGCCGCGAGGCGGCGGAAGTCGCGATGGCTGGTGTCGCCAATCGCAGCGCCGCTGGCCGCGGGATGTTGATGAATAATTTCCGCGCCAATCGCCGCGTGCACGGTCACTGGGACGCCGAGCTTCCACGCGTTGAGCACCACGGAAAGTTCGGGATGTGCGAGGGCTGGCTCGGCATTGAGTGCTTCCGCGACGGCCTCGCCCATACCGTGCCCCGCCGCCGAGCCGCGAATGAATGCGTCATTCATTCCGCGGCCCGTTTCTTCAGCCATGCCGAAGGTGCCATCGCGAAGACCGGCGGCCACATCTTCCGACGTGCCGCCAAAGCGGGCGATTTCGTAATCGTGAATGGCGGCGGAGCCATTCATAGCGAGGTGCGTAATGACGCCGCGGCGCATGAGATCAATGAGCACCGGCGCGAGTCCGGTTTTCACGATGTGCCCGCCGAGCATGACGATCACCCCTTTGTTCGCGCGCTTGGCGGCGGCGAGCGCGGCGACAACGGCGCGGAAGTCGCGCGCGACGAGGACGTCGGGGAGCGCCTTCACGAATGCGGCAAAGGAGCGGTCGGGGCCTGGGGGCGCGCTGAAGTCTTCGGCGCGCACTTTGTTGGGGCGAGCGCCCACCGGTACGGTGCGGACGCGCGACAGATCGGTTTCGCGTGGGGTCTTGCTCATCGTCCCGACTCCGGACCAAGCGGTGGTAGCGTGGACTTTTTGAGGAACAGACCGAGGGTGACGAACGAAAACTTGCTCTTCATCTGCAATAGCATGTGGCGCGGATCATCAGAGAGCCAGAGCTCGGCCATGCCATCCTGCGAGAATATGCCCTTGGTGCGGATAATCGGCTGAATGACGATCGCGTCGTAGGTGCCGGCGGGAACCCGAATGCGCTCTTTTCGGAGCACGCGCACAATGACGGGGTTCCCTTCGGGATTAAAATAGCGATTGAACTCGTAGCTCTTGCCGACTTCCAGCGGGATGGTGCGGATGAAGAAGAAAAACGACGCGTCGTCGAGCGGCTGCGCGACGCTTTTTTGTTCCGGCTTGCCGTTCTGTTGAAAGA from Gemmatimonadota bacterium carries:
- a CDS encoding DUF3108 domain-containing protein; protein product: MPIQHASAQRATEAAAVVPTVAPLGTTRTGVPWATGEYLEYDVKFNSITAGLGRIQVVGLDTVRGRTAWKLQFALTGGIPFYRVSDSYYSWIDTATLSSLRFVQQLSEGNYHPTRTFEIFPERGIFQQNGKPEQKSVAQPLDDASFFFFIRTIPLEVGKSYEFNRYFNPEGNPVIVRVLRKERIRVPAGTYDAIVIQPIIRTKGIFSQDGMAELWLSDDPRHMLLQMKSKFSFVTLGLFLKKSTLPPLGPESGR